A part of Crassostrea angulata isolate pt1a10 chromosome 5, ASM2561291v2, whole genome shotgun sequence genomic DNA contains:
- the LOC128183226 gene encoding P2X purinoceptor 7-like has protein sequence MENEFHDIDDIPLRVEIQPYMFEPPARAEPTENSEENSETSTSNGDDESRLLNTIWCECGLCETMTTVPECICCAEIPLIDEIRASSQIECITQHQTFIDNCLNIRVLEVSMYMYIQSEGPLDDNEPINEVYRHIAYRRFVLWIWHRLGRGNRKIIPACVVTKIRSVFPSEQYTGFRYPRPT, from the exons ATGGAAAACGAGTTTCATGACATTGACGACATTCCTTTGAGGGTAGAAATTCAGCCGTATATGTTCGAACCGCCAGCGAGAGCCGAACCTACGGAAAATTCGGAAGAGAACAGCGAAACAAGTACTTCCAATGGCGATGATGAAAGTCGACTTTTAAACACTATATG GTGTGAATGTGGACTCTGCGAGACAATGACCACTGTACCAGAATGCATCTGTTGTGCAGAAATTCCCCTCATAGATGAGATCAGAGCAAGTAGTCAAATTGAGTGCATCACACAACACCAGACCTTCATTGACAACTGTCTGAATATCCGTGTGTTAGAAGtcagcatgtacatgtacatccagTCTGAGGGTCCACTTGATGACAATGAGCCAATTAATGA GGTTTATAGACACATTGCCTACAGACGCTTTGTTCTCTGGATCTGGCATCGCCTGGGAAGAGGAAACCGCAAAATTATCCCAGCCTGTGTTGTAACCAAAATCCGCAGTGTCTTTCCCTCTGAGCAGTACACTGGCTTTCGGTATCCCCGACCAACTTGA
- the LOC128183224 gene encoding uncharacterized protein LOC128183224 gives MDLETGKILDFQLVQSNEVKSSVHMQLEGLKRGIQQLVDAGLQIDNIITDRHGMVRKFMRTEHPDKHHYFDVWHVAKGISKKLEAASKKRDCADIRPWIKSSVNHCYWVAASCGEDGYLKEQKWSSLTEHVTNKHEHCEHGVLEEDRLWIKEGSRAHKLFRDVVDSNYLMRDIPKLSPLHQTYGLEVYHSVVNSFAPKNTHFFYPAMMARLCVAALHFNENGSHHTAMTRAGAAKWQICYPKDKRGDHPVAKPIKTPITYEYIDILRINLVERRRQFPSYQTAGQDADRLLGYQPPSLTSKWEPYNKDQLVATRRSRFARQ, from the exons ATGGATTTGGAGACGGGGAAAATTTTGGATTTTCAGTTAGTTCAG AGTAATGAAGTCAAAAGCTCTGTACACATGCAGTTGGAAGGTCTGAAGAGGGGAATTCAGCAACTTGTAGATGCAGGCCTCCAGATTGACAACATCATTACTGACAGGCACGGTATGGTCAGAAAATTCATGCGCACAGAACATCCAGACAAACACCATTACTTTGATGTTTGGCATGTAGCTAAAG gTATTTCAAAGAAGTTGGAGGCTGCTTCTAAGAAAAGGGACTGTGCAGACATCCGCCCCTGGATTAAAAGCTCGGTCAACCATTGCTATTGGGTTGCAGCTTCTTGTGGTGAAGATGGGTACTTGAAGGAGCAGAAGTGGTCTTCGCTTACGGAACATGTCACCAACAAGCATGAACACTGTGAGCACGGAGTGTTGGAGGAGGACAGGTTATGGATCAAAGAAG GTTCTAGAGCTCATAAGCTGTTCCGGGATGTTGTCGATAGTAACTATCTGATGCGAGATATACCAAAGCTGTCCCCACTACATCAGACCTATGGATTGGAAGTTTACCACAGTGTGGTAAATAGTTTTGCTCCCAAGAACACCCACTTCTTTTATCCAGCTATGATGGCTAG GTTGTGTGTAGCAGCACTTCACTTTAATGAAAATGGAAGTCACCATACAGCCATGACCAGAGCTGGGGCTGCTAAGTGGCAGATTTGTTATCCAAAGGACAAAAGAGGTGACCATCCTGTTGCAAAACCCATTAAGACACCCATCACTTAtg AATACATCGACATCTTGCGCATCAATCTTGTTGAACGGAGGAGGCAGTTCCCTTCATACCAGACCGCAGGCCAGGATGCAGATAGACTCCTGGGGTACCAACCACCATCGTTGACCTCAAAATGGGAGCCGTATAACAAAGACCAACTCGTTGCAACACGACGGAGCAGGTTTGCACGACAGTGA